The nucleotide window CATCAAGAAAGGCAAATGGGTCACCGCCCGCGGCGGCTGGATGAATGACCTGACGGCTTGAGCCGCGGGTCCGAACTCATTTATCGAAGATCGCCTCCACCTCCCCGCCTTCGGGGACTGTGACCTTGGCGACCCTCCGGTACAGTGATTCGCCGAAATCGAATGTCACCTTGATTTCAACCTCACCAGCAGGGACGGAGGGGAGGCGAAACTTGCCATCGCGATCGGTCCTGAATTTCAAGACAGGGTCCTGAAATCCGTCCAGAAGGACCTCGCCGTCGGCGAAAGCCCAAGGCCCGGTAATTTTGGCGAGAAGAGCGGTCTTTCCGGAAACAATGCCGCATCCACCGAGACGGACTTCTCCGATATCGATGTTTTCATCTTTCAGGGTAATCGAGCGACGCTGTGGGACTGCCCCGGCACAGAAGATCCTCAGCTCGTAGGGACCCGGCTTGAGATGATTGAAAACGAGCATTCCTCCGGGCTTGAAGGACTCCTTCAATGAACCGAACACCTTGCCGGGCGACTGCTCCCCCGGCAGCAGGGGAGTGAGTTCCGCAGTGACCAGACCAGTCGCTGTCGCAGGAAGGATCACCGAGGCCAACAACGAGCGCCCCGATACGATCCCCAATTCGAAACCGCCCTTCTTGAGCTGATCAAGCGACACCAGTCCTTCCCATCGGGCGTATCCTGACGACTCCACACCGATCCAAAGCTCCTTTGCATCTTTCGACACGTCCTTCGGCGAGAATGAGAACCGCCCATCTGCCGCGATCACATCAAGCGACTGCCAGAGGCGGGTCGGTGCCGACCCGGAGCTATAGCTCAATCGGTAACTGGCCACCGGCCGACCACCTACGTCCAAGACACGACCGGTAAGATTAGGAGGGACATCCATGGCAACATTCACCCCTGCCGCATCGATTTCATTTACCTCCAGCGTGACAGCCTCAAACCCTTCCTTTGAAAAATACAGACGACAGGTGTTCTTGACCGCCCATCTCGACAAACCGGCGAGCCGGAACTTTCCTTCCGCATCGCTCAAGGTCTCCTTGCCGATGTCACCGGACACTTCGACGCCCTTGAGAGGGCGTCCTGAGGCATCCGTTACGATGCCGCCGATGGCCTCGCCTCGCTCCAGCACGACGAGCAAGGAACCGTCGTCTGACTTCCTCGCTGAGGATATCTCCACCTTCTGGCTTTCGTGGTCGGGGTGATCCACCCACAAGGATCGCTCCACGCCTCGGATCTCAAACTTCCCTTGGGC belongs to Luteolibacter flavescens and includes:
- a CDS encoding carboxypeptidase-like regulatory domain-containing protein — translated: MSSAFRLYLLPFLLSQALALPSGVWIRDGGEEPAFRERLEITVGKHAFYHDGGDVRPAEIEEEGDTVRIVQDGVAPLTLTPGKNGGWTDQKGGTWAARDEVLKIDPAWTEVTLRLGDQFGPVPEGFGITYRILNESGYWDPLLVTPLLADGGVVVIKAPLNGSIHLRPEHPDFPRGYYSGRSEMRIDGAGELNLEFARGQKFVGTVADAMTGEVLVGARVFPMVLTPPIFTPERSRPVVSDAQGKFEIRGVERSLWVDHPDHESQKVEISSARKSDDGSLLVVLERGEAIGGIVTDASGRPLKGVEVSGDIGKETLSDAEGKFRLAGLSRWAVKNTCRLYFSKEGFEAVTLEVNEIDAAGVNVAMDVPPNLTGRVLDVGGRPVASYRLSYSSGSAPTRLWQSLDVIAADGRFSFSPKDVSKDAKELWIGVESSGYARWEGLVSLDQLKKGGFELGIVSGRSLLASVILPATATGLVTAELTPLLPGEQSPGKVFGSLKESFKPGGMLVFNHLKPGPYELRIFCAGAVPQRRSITLKDENIDIGEVRLGGCGIVSGKTALLAKITGPWAFADGEVLLDGFQDPVLKFRTDRDGKFRLPSVPAGEVEIKVTFDFGESLYRRVAKVTVPEGGEVEAIFDK